The sequence below is a genomic window from Sorangiineae bacterium MSr12523.
CGTGTACGACCGACGTGGTTGCACGCGCAGTGAGCGCCCGGAGCCGTACACGACGAGCATCGCGCAGCAGGCCGACGATGCGGCGGCATTGCTTCGTGCGCTCGATGCGTCGCCGGCGGTGGTCATCGGGCGAAGCTACGGTGGCGAGGTGGCGCTGGCCTTGGCGCTGCGCCATCCGGAAACGGTGCGCGCGTTGGTCTTACTCGAGGCGGGGCTGGTCAACCTCGTTCCGGAGGCGAAGGCCTGGGCGGATGGTGTCCTGGCGCGCGTGCTCGCCGCCGCCGAACGCGAGCCCTCCGATGCCGCGAAGGCGCTCGTGCACGAGATCCTCGGCGAGGGCGGCTGGGAGAAGCTGCCCGCGCCGCTGCAAAGCATGTTCACGGGCAACAGCCCCGCGGTGGTGGCGGAGATGCGCGGTGGCTTCCTCGAGGCCGAGCCCGAGGAGCTGGCCAAGCTCGGCATCCCGGTGCTCCTGGTCGCATCGGCCGAATCGCCGCCGGCGTTCCGTCAAGTGGTGGCTGCGATGGGCGCCGCCATCCCCAACGCGCGCACGGCCTTGGTGCCAGGCGGGCACTTGATCGACTTGGCGGAGCCGGCCGTCCTCGAGCTCGTGGCAACCGCGATTCAGGGAACCTCGACTCAGGCACCGAATCGGTAGCCGAGGTAGCCCGCCCAGAGGCTCGGGTGGCGAAGCACGCCCGCGAGCATGTCGACCCGGTCGAAATAGACGATGCGCTCCTTGGCCAATCCGCCCTCGAGGTGGAATCGGTCGACCGCCGGAATGCAAATGGGGCGGCTCCCCACCGGCACCGTGAGCTCGTGCTCGATGAAGAGGAGCCGGTCGTCGCCGTGCGCGCTTTTCACGATGCTGTGCAAGCCGGGCACCCAGGCCAAGAGCTTCCGATTTTCGCGCAGCACGCTTTCGAGACCCCGCAGGGGCGGGCGGTGCGGCTGATAGAGGACCACGTCTTCATGGAGCAACCCGGCGAGGCCCTCGGGGGTGGGCTTGCTCCAAGCTGTGGCGAATCGTTCGACGAAATCGTGCGGCATCCTGCGCCTCCTCCGGCGTCTCGGTTTAGTTCTTTCGCGCAATTCGTGCACTTACCTCCGAGGTCATGGCTTTTTGGCCCATTTTGAAATTCGGCATCCCGCCGTGAAATTAAGCGGGGACCCCCGGCGAAAGGGGAATGCTCGAGCACGCGACCAACGTGCGCGCCTGCGCGGGCTGACCTCTCAAGGAGACCGAGATGAATAGATGGCTCTGGACCATGACGGTTGCCGGAACGATGAGTACTGCGCTCGCATGCGCAGGTGGGGAGACCGTGACGGCAGCGCCCGCGAAAGCGGGTGGATCGCCGGCGGGAGCCCCGGTGACCGTTTCGAGCGCGAGTGGCGACTTTCACTTCGAGAAAGCGATCATTCCGCCCAAGTCGCTCGAAATCAAAGGCATCAATGGCAATTTGAGAATCTTGGGAACGACGTCGGGCACCGCGGAGGTGCGCGGCACGAAGCGCGCAGGCCGTGGAGACGTGGCGAGCCAACGGGTGGTTGCCACGGAGCATTCGGGCGGCGTGGTGATTTGCACGCTGTTTGCCAATCAGCCCGATGACGATTGCAAACCAGGTGATGAAGGCCGCATCGGCCATAAAGGCGACGAGGGCAAAGACGATGGCGATTTGGCCATCGACTTCGAGGTGCGCGTTCCCGCCGGTGTCTCGTTGAATGCGCGCACGATGAATGGGAACATCGACGCGAAGGACATGCGCAGCTCGCTGCGTGTTCTCACCATGAACGGGAACCTCGACGTGGCCACCACGGGCCGTCTCGTGGCCAAAACGATGAACGGTCGCATCGTGGCACCGCTTTCCGGCTCGCTCACGGTCCCCGTCCAACTCGAAACGATGAACGGCTCGATCGAGCTCCGCGCCCCCGACGATGCCAGCTTCGAACTCGCGGCCTCCACGATGAGCGGCCATATCCGTTCGGACTTCCCCATCCCACCGCCCGCAGGACCGCCCGGCATCCCCGAGTCCATTTCCGCCAAAATCGGCCGCGGCGGCGCCCGGGTGGCCCTCAAAACGATGAACGGCGACATCAACGTCAAGCGCTCGAATTAGTATTGCGTTTTATTACGCAACATCGTCGTCGATGGGCCGACGCGGTTTGAAACCTTTTGAGAAAGCGATTGGCGCTTGAATTGCAGCCAATTGGATTGAAACGCACGATCGCAGCGTGCGTCTCCGCATCCTTACGCTTTCTCGAAAGGTGAAAATATGAAATCCATGGTGATGCTGTCCTGCCTGTGCCTTGCCCTTGGCACAGGTTGCGCCTCGAGCGAAGAAACGTCGGCCCCGTCTCACCAACCCGTCGAGGATGCGACGGTTTGGACGCCGACGAGCGCGAGCCTCGAGCTTCATTCCGTGCGCTTCTTGGAGCGCCCGAACCTCGAAAGCAAACTGAATCGAAGCGATCTCACATCGGTGCAGCTGGAGGCGCTCGCGAAGCTTCGCATCATCGAAACGCCAACGTCTGGGCCGGTTCCGGATGCGGGAAGTTACTTGCTTCGCGTCGTCGATGAAGATGGTTCCGTTCGCGACTACTTGGCCGCCGGAAGCAACGACGTACCAGAGGTGAAGTTCGGCGTGACGAACTATCGGACCATCGACATCGAGTCCTTGGCACCGTTCGTCGCGACCCTCGAGTAGCCACTGTCCCCACTGTCCCTTTCCCTTGCCGCAGCAAGGGAAAGGGACGAGGATCGGCGCATGCTGAGCAAACACTTCATCGTGCGCCGCGATGGTTGGACCGAACACAGGATCGTCACGGAGGAGCGTGTTCCGCTGGCATCGGGGACGGTCGAGCTCGAGATTGATCGGTTCGGGCTCACCACGAACAACGCGACCTATGCCGCATTGGGCGATTCGTTCTCGTATTGGAACTTCTTCCCGCGGCGTGAGGCGGGGTGGGGGTGCGTTCCGGTTTGGGGCTTCGCCTCGGTGTCCCGATCCGAGCATCCAGACATTGCGATCGGGCAGCGCTTCTACGGATACTTCCCGATGTCCACGCACCTGGTCGTGCAGCCGCGTCGGGTCGACGGCTCGGGTTTTCTCGATGGTGCCGAGCACCGGCGCCCGTTGAGCAATGTGTACAACCAGTATTTGCTGACGACGGCCGACCCAACGTACCGCGCCGACACGGAGCCGCAGCAGGTCATCTTGCGACCGCTCTTTGCGACTTCGTTCTTTCTCACCGACTTCCTCCAGGCCGAGAGCTTCTTCGGCGCCGAACAACTCGTCTTCTCCAGCGCATCGTCCAAGACCGCGTACGGTACGGCGTTTCTGCTGTCGCGCCAGCGCGCGTGCGAGCTCGTTGCCTTGACGGCGCGGCGGAACATCGACTTCGTCACACGACTCGGCATTTACGATCGCGTGATGGCCTACGAAGAGTTGGCCGCGCTTCCAGCGTCGCGCAAAGCCGTGTACATCGACTTTGCCGGGAGCCGAGCCACGCGCGCCGCCGTGCATCGGCACTTTGGCGATGCGCTCCGGCACAGCAGCGCCATTGGAGCCACGCATGCCACCGAGCTCCAAACGAAGGGCGAGCCCATTCCAGGCCCGCCGCCCACGTTGTTCTTCGCGCCGGCACGGGTCAAGCAGCGCGCGGAGGAATGGACGCCCGCCGTCATGCATCAACGGGTTGCCGAGGCGTGGAATGCCTTTTTGGTTCCCATTCTCGATCCGGCGAGCGGCTGGCTGCGCATCGAATCGGGGCGCGGCGAAGAAGCGGTGAAGCAGCACTACGACGCGATCGTGCGCGGCGAAAGTGCACCCGAGGAAGGCCGCGTCGTCTCGCTCATGCCGTAGCCAGGCGCTGCGCTCGGCCGATGCGAAGGACGAGACCGGAGGCGGCGAGGCAGATGACCCCGGCCACGACCCATGCGGGTGTGTACGTCGAGAGCGAGGTGCGGACGACGCCCGCGCCCAACGCACCCGCGCCCGCGCCGATTTGATGGGCCGCGACCACCCAGCCGAAGACGATGGGCCCATCGGCCGCACCCACCGTTTGCGTCGTGAGGCGAACGGTGGGCGGCACGGTCGCGATCCAATCGAGCCCGTAGAAGACCGCGAAAAGCGGGAGTCCGAAAAGTGACATTTCGAAGGCCGCCGGCAAATAAAGGAGCGCGAGCCCGCGCAATCCGTAATACCAAAAGAGCAACCAGCGGCTGTCGAAGCGATCCGTGAGCCAGCCGCTCATGGTGGTGCCCACCAAATCGAACACCGCCATGACCCCGAGCAGGCCGGCGGCGCGCACCTCGGGGATGCCGTGGTCCATGCATGCAGGCACGAGGTGCGTACCCACGAGGCCATTGGTGGTCGCGCCGCAGATGAAGAAACTGCCCGCGAGGAGCCAGAAATCGCGATGCTTCGAAGCGCGGCGCAGCGCGCCGATGGCGTTGGCCAGCGGATTCACGTGCGCGGCCTCGTGCTCCTCGGCATCGGGCGCAGCGCCGTAGGGACGTGCGCCCACGTCGGAAGGGCGATCGCGCACCAAAAGAGCAGCCAGCGGAATGACCAATGCGATGGCCGTCGCCACCGACAGCGAAACGGTTCGCCAGCCATGGCGCGCAACGAGAACGGCGAGCAGCGGTAAAAAGAGAAGCTGTCCCGTGGCCGTGCTCGCGGTGAGCATGCCCATCACGAGTCCGCGCCGTGCGACGAACCAGCGATGCACCACGGTGGCACCGAGCACCATCGCGGTGGTGCCCGTTCCGAGTCCCACGAGCACGCCCCAAAATGCCACGAGCTGCCACGGCGCATGCATTTGCGTGGTGAGCAGCACCCCGGCTGCAATGAAGACCAGCGAAACCAGCGTGGTCCGCCGGATGCCGAACGACTGCATGATCGCGGCGGCGAACGGCCCCACCAGCCCGTAAAGAACGAGGTTCACCGATACGGCCGACGATACGAGTGCCCGGCTCCAGCCGAACTCGCGCTCCAGCGGAACGATGAGAACACTCGGTGTGGCGCGTACCCCCGCCGCGCACAAAAGCACCACGAAAATGACGGCGGCCACGACCCACGCGTAGTGAATTCGCGGCGTTCTTGACGGCAAAAACGACATGGATAGAATTGTTGTATGACCAGTCGTTCAAAAAATGTCAAGGCACGCTCCCCGCGCGGTCGTCCGCCGAAGCTCGGCACGCGCGAGCGCCTTCTCTCCGCGGGCCTCGAAGCGATGCACGCGCGCGGCTACCACGCGACGGGCATCGCCGACGTGGTCGAGCGCATCGAGGTTCCGAAGGGCACGTTTTACAATCACTTCGAGAGCAAAGAGGCCTTTGGCGCGGCGGTCACCGACGCGTTTTTCTCCGGCGTACTCGGGGCGCTCGAGCCCTTCGTCGAGGACGAATCGCGCTCGCCGCTCGAGCGCCTGCGCGCCTACTTCGATGCGCGCATCGCCGTGCAACAGGGCCGCGGCTACGTGAAAGGCTGCCTGCTCGGCAACTTTGGTCTGGAATGCACCGATGAGAGCGAGCTCATTCGCGAACGCCTACGCGCACACTTCGACGTATGGGCCGCCCGCATCGCTGCCTGCCTGGCCGAGGCGCAAGAATGCGGGCAGCTCCGCCGCGATGTCTCTCCCGATCGCCTTGCCCGATTTCTCATTACAGGGTGGGAGGGCGCCCTTCTGGCGATGCGCGTAGAAAAGAACGCAGCACCGCTCGTCGAGTTCGTGGAGAACGCCTTTAACCTCGTTCTGCTGCCGCCATCGCGAGAAGCTCTGTGAAGAATTGTTGACCGACCCTCCGCAGGGACGGGGTTGGTGTTAAATCACCGGCATCGATGCTGGACTGGTTTTTCTGCTCGTCTGCCCTTGCCGCGCTCGCGGTCGTCATCCTGGCTGCGTGGTTGCGCGGGCGCTTCTACGCCATCTTCGTCGGGGTGCTTCTGACGATTCACACCTTGGTGTCGTCGGCACTCGCGCCATCGTTCGGTGAGCTGCTACCGCTGTATGCGTATTTCCAGCTTACCGTGTACGCGCACTTCGCGTTTCTCACGCGGCCGAACATGCGGCCGGTCTGGTACCGCGCCTTGGTGAGCCTGCCGGCGTCGTTCTTTGCCGCAGGGACGATGCTCGCGCTTCCATGGGCCGTTTTTGCCGCCTTCGGCGTGCGCCCCTATGGCTTTTTCATCCCGTATGCGGTTGCCGCGATTGGCCTCGTGCAGAGCCTCGTGCATCGCTTCGAGGAAGTCGACGTGGCGCTGGACGATGCCTCCGCGCCGGCGCTCGCGCGTTGGTCGCGTGGCGCGGCGCGTGAGCAGGGCTCTCGCCCGCTGCGCATCGTCCAGATCACCGATCCGCACCTGGGCCCCTTCATGTCCGAGGCGCGCCTTCACGATATTGCGAAGCGCGCCGTTGCCGCCGATCCGGATCTCGTGCTCCTCACGGGCGACTTTCTCACCATGGAATCGCACGAGGCGCGCACCGTTCTTGCGCGCGCGCTCGCTCCCCTCACGTCCCTTCCACCCGGCCGCGTGTTCGCGTGCCGGGGCAATCACGATCTCGAGGCGCCCGACACGGTGGAGGGCGCTTTGCAGGACATCGGTGCAAGGCTGCTCATCGATGAATCGGCGGTCGTCGATACGCCGGCGGGGCCGGTTCAAATCCTGGGCATCGATTTTCACTTCCGCGATCGCGCAGCACGCACGCGGGCCGCGTGCGAGAGTCACCCGCGCATCCCAGGGCATCTCCGTCTCGTGCTTTTGCACGATCCGGGGGCGTTCAAGCATCTACCCGACGGTGAGGCTGACCTCGTGCTCTCGGGTCATACCCACGGCGGCCAGCTCGGGCTGCTCACCTTCGGCCTGCCCCACACGTTCGTGAGCGCCTTCACCGATATCCCGGACCATGGGCTCTGGGCTCTCGGACGAAATCGCCTCTACGTGCACCGTGGCACCGGCCACTACGGCTTCCCGCTCCGGGTTGGTGTTCCCGGTGAAGAAAGCCTTCTGCGCATCCACCGCCCCGCGGCCACCGGCTAGCGGCGCGCGCAATCCGTCCGATACGACGGCGAGGAGATGCTGCCGTGCGTCGGCGTCACCGCCGCGCCGATCCATGGCGACGAAGACGCCGCTCACCAGCGCGAAGACGTCGGCAATGCAGACGTCCGTCCGGACATTGCCCGATTGCTGGGCCCGTTCCAGAAGGCCGCCCATGGCCTGCCTCAGCTCCTTCGTGGCCTCGGTCAGGTCGTGGCTCAGATCGACGCCCGAGCGTGCCAGCGCATCGACGAAGTCCTTCTTCGTCCCGTCCACGATTCTGGCAAGGAACGCGAAGAACGCGTCGCCCGGTTCCGCCGACGCCACCAGGGCACGCGCCGCTTCGACCATGCCCTCCATGCGGCGGCGCACGATGGCTTCGAACAGCGCCTCCTTCGTCGGGAAGTGCCGATAGAGCGTTCCCACGCCGAGCCCCGCCCGACGCGCAATCTCGTCGATGGGAACGGCGATCCCCTCTGCAGCGAACACGGTCTCTGCCACCTCCAGGACCATCTGTCGATTGCGCTGCGCATCCGCGCGAAGCGGTCTTTTCGTATTCATTGGATGAGTGGAACCTTCACTCCGTATGTTTAGGTTGAGGTTACCGGTGTCATTGTTCAGCTTGTAGGAATGGAGGTCTCTCATGACGACAATCCCCCAGTGGACGCCTCAGGAAACAAGACTTTCCCTATTGGCGAACCTGAATGAAATTGGTGTTCGCGCCGGAACCTCCCGGCGTCGTATTGCAATTTAAGCGTCGCGCCCGCTGGTATCGAAACAGTGGCGGTCTTCGTGGTGTTGGTGCCCACGTACGAACCGAATTCGTTCTTCGTGCAATAGCGAATGTCCAACGTATTGCCGGCGACTACGTTGGCGACCGGAAGCGACGAACGCTGTCGCAGATTGACCACTTGGGCCAAATTCGACGCGGCATCGTCCGACTCGGTATTGCCATTCACCAACGTCGCCTCTTCGCATTCGTGCTTCGCCGTGTCGGGCGGAGGCGAGCCCGGAATGCCCAGGTTGGACGAGGTGCCGGATAGGCATTGGATACTTTGATTGGCCGTTCCTGGAATGTTCGTATACGTCCGACTGCTCAGCGGCTTCGTCGTGCGCCCGAAGGCGTACACGGTATTGATCGTGGCGTTGTCCGACACGCATCGGATGCGCAATTCGTGGTTGCCCCAAGGAGTGACTACTCGTGCGCCATTCAATTCGGCCGCCGCGTGTTCGTTGTTGCGTGTTGGCGTGCCGTCGAAGGATTGGAACGGGGCGTTGCCGTGAGCTTCGGACGCGATCGGGTACACGAGCGCGGAGCCGAAGTGGTCGAGCGAGATGACGTCGATGCGGTTGATGTACGGATTGACGAGCCCGGCCGAAAAGGCGATCTGCCCGAAGCTGTCCGCGCCGGAAAGCTGCATGGTGCGGCCGTCGTTGCTCCACACCATCGCACCCATGCGTCCGTTGCCGACGGTGAGATCGTAATCCGGATTCGTGTTCGCCTTGGCGTAGACGTTCAGAGCGCCCGTGTCG
It includes:
- a CDS encoding MFS transporter codes for the protein MAAVIFVVLLCAAGVRATPSVLIVPLEREFGWSRALVSSAVSVNLVLYGLVGPFAAAIMQSFGIRRTTLVSLVFIAAGVLLTTQMHAPWQLVAFWGVLVGLGTGTTAMVLGATVVHRWFVARRGLVMGMLTASTATGQLLFLPLLAVLVARHGWRTVSLSVATAIALVIPLAALLVRDRPSDVGARPYGAAPDAEEHEAAHVNPLANAIGALRRASKHRDFWLLAGSFFICGATTNGLVGTHLVPACMDHGIPEVRAAGLLGVMAVFDLVGTTMSGWLTDRFDSRWLLFWYYGLRGLALLYLPAAFEMSLFGLPLFAVFYGLDWIATVPPTVRLTTQTVGAADGPIVFGWVVAAHQIGAGAGALGAGVVRTSLSTYTPAWVVAGVICLAASGLVLRIGRAQRLATA
- a CDS encoding nuclear transport factor 2 family protein; translated protein: MPHDFVERFATAWSKPTPEGLAGLLHEDVVLYQPHRPPLRGLESVLRENRKLLAWVPGLHSIVKSAHGDDRLLFIEHELTVPVGSRPICIPAVDRFHLEGGLAKERIVYFDRVDMLAGVLRHPSLWAGYLGYRFGA
- a CDS encoding metallophosphoesterase, translated to MLDWFFCSSALAALAVVILAAWLRGRFYAIFVGVLLTIHTLVSSALAPSFGELLPLYAYFQLTVYAHFAFLTRPNMRPVWYRALVSLPASFFAAGTMLALPWAVFAAFGVRPYGFFIPYAVAAIGLVQSLVHRFEEVDVALDDASAPALARWSRGAAREQGSRPLRIVQITDPHLGPFMSEARLHDIAKRAVAADPDLVLLTGDFLTMESHEARTVLARALAPLTSLPPGRVFACRGNHDLEAPDTVEGALQDIGARLLIDESAVVDTPAGPVQILGIDFHFRDRAARTRAACESHPRIPGHLRLVLLHDPGAFKHLPDGEADLVLSGHTHGGQLGLLTFGLPHTFVSAFTDIPDHGLWALGRNRLYVHRGTGHYGFPLRVGVPGEESLLRIHRPAATG
- a CDS encoding DUF2855 family protein gives rise to the protein MLSKHFIVRRDGWTEHRIVTEERVPLASGTVELEIDRFGLTTNNATYAALGDSFSYWNFFPRREAGWGCVPVWGFASVSRSEHPDIAIGQRFYGYFPMSTHLVVQPRRVDGSGFLDGAEHRRPLSNVYNQYLLTTADPTYRADTEPQQVILRPLFATSFFLTDFLQAESFFGAEQLVFSSASSKTAYGTAFLLSRQRACELVALTARRNIDFVTRLGIYDRVMAYEELAALPASRKAVYIDFAGSRATRAAVHRHFGDALRHSSAIGATHATELQTKGEPIPGPPPTLFFAPARVKQRAEEWTPAVMHQRVAEAWNAFLVPILDPASGWLRIESGRGEEAVKQHYDAIVRGESAPEEGRVVSLMP
- a CDS encoding DUF4097 domain-containing protein; the protein is MNRWLWTMTVAGTMSTALACAGGETVTAAPAKAGGSPAGAPVTVSSASGDFHFEKAIIPPKSLEIKGINGNLRILGTTSGTAEVRGTKRAGRGDVASQRVVATEHSGGVVICTLFANQPDDDCKPGDEGRIGHKGDEGKDDGDLAIDFEVRVPAGVSLNARTMNGNIDAKDMRSSLRVLTMNGNLDVATTGRLVAKTMNGRIVAPLSGSLTVPVQLETMNGSIELRAPDDASFELAASTMSGHIRSDFPIPPPAGPPGIPESISAKIGRGGARVALKTMNGDINVKRSN
- a CDS encoding TetR/AcrR family transcriptional regulator, with the translated sequence MTSRSKNVKARSPRGRPPKLGTRERLLSAGLEAMHARGYHATGIADVVERIEVPKGTFYNHFESKEAFGAAVTDAFFSGVLGALEPFVEDESRSPLERLRAYFDARIAVQQGRGYVKGCLLGNFGLECTDESELIRERLRAHFDVWAARIAACLAEAQECGQLRRDVSPDRLARFLITGWEGALLAMRVEKNAAPLVEFVENAFNLVLLPPSREAL
- a CDS encoding alpha/beta hydrolase yields the protein MPECLVNGVRLHYEEHGQRQEGRAPILCIHGMSSSGLVWGPSVAKVAALGRTIVYDRRGCTRSERPEPYTTSIAQQADDAAALLRALDASPAVVIGRSYGGEVALALALRHPETVRALVLLEAGLVNLVPEAKAWADGVLARVLAAAEREPSDAAKALVHEILGEGGWEKLPAPLQSMFTGNSPAVVAEMRGGFLEAEPEELAKLGIPVLLVASAESPPAFRQVVAAMGAAIPNARTALVPGGHLIDLAEPAVLELVATAIQGTSTQAPNR